Proteins co-encoded in one Vicia villosa cultivar HV-30 ecotype Madison, WI unplaced genomic scaffold, Vvil1.0 ctg.000274F_1_1, whole genome shotgun sequence genomic window:
- the LOC131626217 gene encoding protein FAR1-RELATED SEQUENCE 9, with protein sequence MSSTRQRTLGGGAHHVMDYLKRMQSENPAFFYAVQGDITHVAGNIFWTHPTSRNNYSYFGDTVIFDTTYNTHQYRVPFASFTGFNHHGQPVLFGSALILNETESSYIWLFRTWLHAMSGRLPLSITTDLDPLIQLAVAQVLPPTRHRFSTSSIFRENRAKLLHFCQSHPTFETEFIKCVHHTETIDDFESCWHSLLERYCIMDNEWLHSIYNARQHWVPVYLRDTFFGETSLNGGNECLNFFFDGHVNASTTLQLLVRQYEKAVSCWHERELKADFETTNTSPVLKTPSPMEKQAASLYTRKIFMKFQDELVETMANPATKIDDSGTITTYRVAKFGENQTSHIVTFNSSEMKASCSCQMFEYSGIICRHVLAVFRAKNVLTLPPHYVLKRWTRNAKTGMLLDERASELPSSSRESTTVRCNNLRQEAIKYVEEGAKSIQTYHVAMKALQEASKKVCILKKKGTGTAEGPAIVNGGRSELLTGDEDVSSYQSVAEKQKKIQELAAELETTNQRCNVYRANLLAVLRDMEEQKLKLSVKVQNARLSLKE encoded by the exons ATGAGTAGCACTCGACAGCGAACCCTTGGTGGCGGGGCTCATCATGTAATGGACTATCTGAAGCGCATGCAATCAGAGAACCCTGCTTTCTTTTATGCTGTTCAAGGTGATATTACTCATGTTGCTGGAaatatattttggactcatccaaCATCTAGAAACAACTACTCTTATTTTGGAGACACTGTTATTTTTGACACTACCTATAACACTCATCAATACCGGGTACCATTTGCCTCTTTCACTGGCTTTAATCATCATGGTCAACCTGTTTTATTTGGTTCTGCATTGATTCTCAATGAAACTGAGTCTTCCTACATATGGCTATTCAGAACTTGGCTTCATGCCATGTCTGGACGCCTCCCTCTCTCCATTACAACTGACTTAGATCCACTCATACAACTTGCTGTTGCCCAAGTTCTTCCCCCAACTCGTCATCGCTTCTCTACTTCCAGTATTTTCAGAGAAAACAGAGCCAAACTGCTTCATTTTTGTCAATCTCATCCTACTTTTGAAACTGAATTCATCAAATGTGTTCATCATACTGAGACTATTGATGACTTTGAGTCTTGTTGGCACTCACTATTGGAAAGATACTGTATCATGGATAATGAATGGCTTCACTCTATTTACAATGCACGGCAGCATTGGGTCCCTGTCTACCTGCGGGACACTTTTTTTGGAGAAACATCTTTGAACGGTGGAAATGAATGTTTGAACTTTTTCTTTGACGGACATGTCAATGCATCCACCACATTACAATTGTTGGTTAGACAGTATGAGAAGGCTGTGTCGTGTTGGCATGAAAGAGAACTAAAAGCAGATTTCGAAACTACCAATACTAGCCCAGTTTTAAAAACACCATCTCCAATGGAAAAGCAAGCTGCAAGTCTTTATACCAGAAAGATATTCATGAAATTCCAAGACGAGTTAGTAGAGACAATGGCAAATCCTGCAACAAAAATTGATGATTCAGGAACTATCACCACTTACCGGGTTGCCAAATTCGGGGAAAACCAaacatctcatattgtcacatttAATTCTTCTGAGATGAAAGCTAGTTGCAGTTGTCAGATGTTTGAATATTCAGGAATCATTTGCAGGCACGTATTAGCAGTCTTCAGGGCTAAAAACGTTCTTACACTTCCGCCTCATTATGTGTTGAAACGCTGGACAAGGAATGCGAAAACTGGTATGTTGTTAGACGAACGCGCATCTGAGCTGCCTAGTAGTTCTCGTGAGTCTACGACAGTACGTTGCAACAATTTACGTCAAGAAGCAATCAAGTATGTGGAAGAAGGTGCTAAATCAATCCAAACATATCATGTTGCAATGAAAGCTTTACAAGAAGCCTCAAAGAAGGTTTGTATTCTAAAAAAAAAGGGTACTGGAACAGCAGAGGGACCTGCAATAGTAAACGGGGGCAGGAGTGAGTTGCTTACAGGAGATGAAGATGTTTCAAGCTATCAATCTGTG GCAGAGAAGCAAAAGAAAATCCAAGAGTTGGCTGCTGAGTTAGAGACCACAAATCAAAGATGTAATGTTTATAGGGCAAACTTGCTGGCGGTGCTAAGGGATATGGAAGAACAGAAGTTAAAGCTGTCAGTGAAGGTCCAAAATGCAAGACTTAGTTTGAAAGAGTGA